A single genomic interval of uncultured Desulfobacter sp. harbors:
- a CDS encoding Fic family protein has protein sequence MNAAGTITIDMNAAGTITANQPVANQGMQNTYLIKSLVEEAINSSQLEGASTTRHVAKEMIRQGRDPKDKSEQMILNNFHAMQFIRDFKEDELTPSFLFELHRILTEKTLDDPEKAGVFRSENDNVYVSDHTGSNILHSPPDASELKKRLESLCKFANCKSDVGFIHPVIRAIMLHFMLAYDHPFVDGNGRTARALFYWSMISQGYWLSEFISISRIIKSAPVQYGRAFLYTETDDNDATYFIIHQLEVIRKAIQDLHAYLEKKTKDIEEAQETLRNAKHLGGKLNFRQLAILRHALKNPRFIYNINEHRNSHGISYETARKDLLYMSDKLNLLSKLKEGRTFIFISPSDLEERIKRS, from the coding sequence ATGAATGCAGCCGGAACGATTACTATTGATATGAATGCAGCCGGAACGATTACTGCAAATCAACCCGTCGCAAATCAAGGTATGCAAAATACATATTTAATCAAATCTCTTGTCGAAGAAGCGATAAATTCCAGTCAACTGGAAGGGGCCTCCACAACAAGGCATGTTGCAAAAGAAATGATAAGGCAGGGAAGAGACCCAAAAGATAAGAGCGAACAGATGATTTTGAATAATTTTCATGCGATGCAGTTTATAAGGGATTTTAAGGAGGATGAATTAACACCTTCCTTTCTTTTTGAACTCCACCGAATATTAACGGAAAAAACCTTAGATGATCCGGAAAAAGCAGGTGTTTTCAGGTCGGAAAATGATAACGTCTATGTATCCGATCACACAGGTTCTAACATTTTACATTCGCCGCCGGATGCCTCAGAATTAAAAAAACGATTAGAATCTTTATGTAAGTTTGCCAATTGTAAGTCGGATGTGGGGTTTATTCACCCTGTCATCAGGGCTATAATGCTTCACTTCATGCTGGCCTACGACCATCCCTTTGTTGATGGTAATGGCAGAACGGCAAGAGCATTATTTTACTGGTCAATGATAAGCCAGGGGTATTGGTTATCAGAATTTATTTCCATATCCCGGATTATTAAATCAGCACCCGTTCAGTATGGCAGGGCATTCCTGTACACGGAAACCGACGATAATGATGCCACCTATTTTATAATTCATCAACTTGAAGTTATTAGAAAGGCCATTCAGGATCTGCATGCTTATTTGGAAAAAAAGACAAAAGATATTGAAGAGGCCCAGGAAACATTGCGGAATGCCAAACACCTTGGAGGGAAGCTGAATTTCAGGCAATTGGCCATTCTCCGTCATGCTCTGAAAAATCCGAGATTTATTTATAATATTAACGAACACCGCAACTCACATGGAATTTCCTATGAAACGGCAAGAAAGGATTTATTATACATGTCGGATAAATTAAATCTTCTAAGCAAGCTGAAAGAGGGGCGAACTTTTATTTTTATTTCACCCTCCGACCTCGAAGAGCGGATTAAGAGAAGTTGA
- a CDS encoding nucleotidyltransferase domain-containing protein — protein sequence MDKNQVLIRLKQFKTHTAPKFGVVKMGIFGSVARGTSTVGSDIDVVVKLNRQNLINTIGLRQSLEDFFGVPVDVVNYTENLSPLLKKRINKDVIYV from the coding sequence ATGGACAAGAATCAGGTATTAATACGTCTTAAACAGTTTAAAACCCATACTGCGCCTAAATTTGGGGTTGTAAAAATGGGAATATTCGGTTCTGTTGCAAGGGGCACCTCCACTGTCGGCAGCGACATTGATGTGGTAGTTAAATTGAACCGGCAAAATTTAATCAACACCATCGGACTCAGGCAGAGTTTAGAGGACTTTTTCGGTGTTCCGGTTGATGTTGTCAATTATACGGAAAACTTAAGCCCTTTGTTGAAAAAACGTATTAACAAAGACGTGATTTATGTATAG
- a CDS encoding DEAD/DEAH box helicase family protein: protein MMIEPKPIVYQKLIRDKIPQIIKAKDKVAHVRKIRGRELKDAVGRKILEETFELFDEWQKENRDDILKESADLLEIVLKALSIHGFTLDDLLQRQQERAADRGAFEKQLFLEQVGGSELIDIQTFKQPAMVFNPTQQKELLWIIRNELKLSRCVRIASAFYSPGATNLIMAELIHFLEAGGDLKVILSTMGNITKPLYFSHLKDNLPEAGLRVFHPPEIPLEQPPPGFHVKTWLFEHHNGQGAFIIGSSNLTRKGLTQNIEWNYYSAGEVNLTFDGKNSPLSSSINEFERVWKNETTQVTDDFLKAYEQRRESSETKPDASGMMEYAVFEDVTGYNSVPESVWPVPAVSPNSAQQEALINLTEFRGQGLSKAAVIAATGVGKTYLAAFDFKKSGCRTLLYVAHREDILIKSRETFRRVLGTPEFGDILGRGRMASEDGEGVFAMIQTLSRENHLESFLSRDFDYIVIDEFHHAASGSYRRILDYFRPRFLLGLTATPERMDGRNVLAYCDYNIAYEVRVLDAVDWGYLVPFQYYAIYDETDYSQLTWRGSRYDEKELDRALENDTRTRIIVRNLKRYLPSSGKIKALAFCSSVSHARYTADRMTRDYNLPAIALWGESGDGSRHEAVGRLQNESDPLNVICTVDIFNEGTDIPALSHVLLLRPTQSFTVFLQQMGRGLRKADGKDFLVVLDFVGNFKKAHVAPLALSGYTSLDQSTASPGTSPKEKLEACLPKGCFLSADTRVRRIWDAEIKKIVSNGMTAAERLKIAYQEIKDNLGKNTPLNLMDLMDNALDIDPCQFLKPKPFGSWLRAKDYCEDGNIPDLEKSYMDTPGEYLLRHIEAGLKPTKSYKMVVLLSLLQLGGTSWTVDDIAKKFFSHYLDHPDQMSDWDALARHSIPADFPLSKVRTHLKNMPLEKMSNANTDCFVLVKKNNQFSLKPEYAKFWNDPFFMHLVKDRVDFVLSRYFKRERLNQLLKIDPAAFTSGVVLNRKFAETFLQNMPLYPGKKRNVKLMIGEISLNASLVRRKSEDDYYLFCSGESSFHKQIWAHLAVSQDKKKATCRLTADKTKLRIKMIK from the coding sequence ATGATGATTGAGCCAAAGCCAATTGTGTACCAAAAATTGATCCGGGATAAAATTCCTCAAATTATTAAAGCCAAAGACAAAGTAGCACACGTTAGGAAAATACGGGGCCGGGAACTTAAGGATGCGGTGGGGCGCAAAATTCTTGAAGAAACCTTTGAGCTTTTTGATGAATGGCAGAAGGAAAACCGGGACGATATTTTAAAGGAATCAGCTGATCTGCTTGAAATTGTTCTCAAGGCCTTATCCATACATGGCTTTACATTGGATGATCTGCTGCAACGGCAGCAGGAAAGAGCAGCAGACCGGGGGGCTTTTGAAAAACAACTCTTTCTGGAACAGGTCGGCGGCAGTGAGTTGATTGATATCCAAACCTTTAAGCAGCCGGCAATGGTATTCAACCCGACTCAGCAGAAAGAATTACTCTGGATTATCAGAAATGAGTTGAAACTGAGTCGCTGCGTCCGGATTGCCTCCGCCTTTTATTCGCCGGGTGCCACAAATCTGATCATGGCGGAGCTGATCCACTTCCTTGAAGCTGGCGGCGATTTAAAAGTGATCCTTTCCACCATGGGGAATATAACCAAACCACTGTATTTTTCCCATTTGAAAGATAACCTGCCCGAAGCAGGCCTGCGGGTGTTTCATCCGCCCGAGATTCCCTTGGAACAGCCTCCGCCCGGCTTCCATGTGAAGACCTGGCTTTTTGAGCATCATAACGGCCAGGGCGCTTTTATTATCGGTTCGTCCAACCTGACCCGGAAAGGGCTGACACAGAATATCGAGTGGAATTATTATTCCGCAGGAGAGGTGAACCTGACCTTTGATGGAAAGAACTCTCCCCTTTCATCCTCAATCAATGAATTTGAACGGGTATGGAAAAATGAAACCACGCAAGTCACCGATGATTTTCTGAAAGCCTATGAACAGAGACGAGAATCATCTGAAACAAAGCCAGACGCTTCCGGTATGATGGAATACGCTGTGTTTGAAGATGTAACCGGTTATAATTCGGTCCCGGAATCTGTCTGGCCGGTACCTGCTGTATCTCCAAACAGCGCTCAGCAGGAGGCACTGATAAATCTTACAGAGTTCAGGGGCCAGGGCTTAAGTAAGGCCGCTGTAATTGCGGCCACAGGCGTTGGTAAAACCTACCTGGCTGCCTTTGATTTCAAGAAAAGCGGATGCCGCACCCTGCTTTACGTTGCTCACCGGGAGGATATTCTAATCAAATCCCGGGAGACATTCCGCAGGGTGCTGGGAACGCCGGAATTCGGGGATATCCTTGGCCGGGGCCGGATGGCATCCGAAGACGGTGAGGGCGTCTTTGCCATGATTCAGACGTTGAGCCGGGAGAACCACCTTGAATCTTTTCTGTCCCGGGATTTTGACTATATTGTCATTGACGAGTTCCACCATGCCGCCTCGGGCAGCTATCGGCGGATACTGGACTATTTCCGCCCCAGGTTTCTGCTGGGGCTGACCGCAACGCCGGAGCGGATGGACGGTCGAAACGTGTTGGCCTACTGCGATTATAACATTGCCTATGAAGTCCGGGTGCTGGATGCTGTTGACTGGGGATATCTCGTGCCGTTCCAGTATTATGCCATTTATGACGAAACAGATTACAGCCAACTGACTTGGCGGGGCAGCCGGTATGATGAAAAGGAATTGGACCGGGCCCTTGAAAACGATACCCGTACCCGGATAATTGTCCGGAATCTGAAACGGTATCTGCCGTCTTCAGGGAAAATCAAGGCCCTTGCATTCTGTTCATCGGTGAGCCACGCGCGGTATACCGCAGACCGCATGACCCGAGATTATAACCTTCCGGCCATCGCCCTTTGGGGAGAATCCGGAGACGGAAGCCGCCATGAGGCCGTTGGAAGGCTTCAGAATGAATCCGATCCCCTGAATGTAATCTGCACTGTAGATATTTTCAATGAGGGCACCGATATACCAGCCTTAAGCCATGTCCTGTTGCTACGTCCCACTCAGTCGTTCACAGTGTTTCTCCAGCAGATGGGCCGGGGGCTAAGAAAGGCGGATGGTAAGGATTTCCTTGTGGTGCTGGATTTTGTTGGCAATTTTAAAAAGGCCCATGTGGCCCCGCTGGCCTTGTCCGGCTATACATCGCTGGATCAGTCCACAGCTTCCCCTGGCACTTCACCGAAAGAAAAATTGGAAGCCTGTCTGCCCAAAGGGTGTTTTTTAAGCGCGGATACCCGGGTCCGGCGGATCTGGGACGCTGAAATTAAAAAAATTGTAAGCAACGGCATGACCGCAGCCGAACGTCTGAAAATAGCGTACCAAGAAATCAAGGATAACCTGGGCAAAAATACGCCATTGAACCTCATGGACCTGATGGACAATGCCTTGGATATAGATCCCTGTCAGTTCCTGAAACCCAAACCCTTCGGGTCCTGGCTCAGGGCAAAAGATTACTGTGAAGACGGTAACATCCCGGATCTGGAAAAATCATATATGGATACCCCAGGAGAGTACCTGCTAAGGCATATTGAAGCAGGGCTCAAACCCACCAAATCTTATAAAATGGTGGTACTCCTTTCCCTGCTCCAACTTGGTGGTACATCCTGGACGGTGGATGATATTGCGAAAAAATTTTTCTCCCATTACCTGGACCATCCGGATCAGATGTCTGACTGGGATGCTCTGGCAAGGCATTCAATACCGGCAGATTTTCCCTTGTCTAAAGTGAGGACTCATTTGAAAAATATGCCCCTGGAAAAGATGAGCAATGCAAACACGGACTGTTTTGTGTTGGTCAAAAAAAATAATCAATTCAGTTTGAAACCGGAATACGCAAAATTTTGGAACGATCCTTTTTTCATGCACCTTGTTAAAGACAGGGTCGATTTTGTCTTATCCAGATATTTCAAACGGGAACGACTCAATCAGCTTCTGAAAATTGATCCGGCGGCATTTACCAGCGGCGTTGTTTTGAATAGAAAATTTGCTGAAACCTTCCTTCAGAACATGCCTTTATACCCAGGCAAAAAACGGAACGTAAAGCTCATGATAGGAGAGATATCTCTTAATGCATCGTTGGTACGGCGTAAATCGGAAGATGATTATTATTTGTTTTGTTCAGGGGAAAGCAGTTTTCATAAACAGATTTGGGCTCACTTGGCAGTATCTCAGGACAAGAAAAAAGCAACCTGCCGGCTGACAGCCGATAAAACCAAACTGAGAATAAAAATGATCAAATAA
- a CDS encoding ATP-binding protein — protein sequence MFDRKIETELKITAGEYPVVTIIGPRQSGKTALARKFFRNHTYVNLEHPELRSLAADDPKTFMLRYPAPAIFEEIQNIPELLSWIQVSVDETPELTGGYILTGSHQLQLREAITQSLAGRTALLTLFPFALNELEKTDIQLEREVLIHKGFMPRLHDKNIRPGRFYRDYFQTYVERDVRKLMAIENSQAFELFLRLLAGRVGSEINYSALSGQVGISAPQIKKWISLLEASFIIFKVPPFFNNFGKRLTKSSKIYFVEVGLACYLLGIETPEQLERDMAFGGLFENMVIAEAYKSRINKGLEPRLYFYRDRHQHEIDLLYPSGSSFTPIEIKSSRTYKDEFLNGIRYFQKISGSNQPGMLIYDGDIEMDKEEALIRNFRRVW from the coding sequence ATGTTTGATAGAAAAATTGAAACTGAATTAAAAATAACTGCCGGGGAATATCCGGTTGTTACCATTATCGGTCCTCGACAGTCTGGAAAAACCGCCCTGGCTAGAAAATTTTTCCGGAATCATACCTATGTAAATCTTGAACATCCTGAACTTCGCAGCCTTGCAGCAGATGATCCCAAAACATTTATGCTGCGCTACCCTGCACCTGCAATATTTGAGGAGATACAAAATATCCCTGAATTATTATCATGGATTCAGGTGTCTGTTGATGAAACGCCCGAACTGACCGGGGGATATATTCTGACAGGCAGTCATCAGCTGCAATTAAGGGAGGCAATTACACAATCCCTGGCAGGAAGGACAGCCCTACTGACGCTTTTTCCTTTTGCCCTTAATGAACTTGAAAAAACTGATATTCAACTTGAAAGGGAAGTCCTGATTCATAAAGGATTTATGCCAAGGCTTCATGATAAGAATATAAGACCCGGACGGTTTTACAGGGATTATTTCCAAACTTATGTTGAAAGAGACGTTCGGAAACTGATGGCCATTGAAAACAGCCAAGCATTTGAGCTTTTCCTTAGACTTCTGGCCGGTCGGGTTGGCAGTGAGATCAATTACAGCGCCCTTTCCGGACAGGTTGGTATCAGCGCGCCGCAGATAAAAAAATGGATCAGTCTCTTGGAAGCCTCATTCATTATTTTCAAAGTTCCCCCGTTTTTTAATAATTTCGGTAAACGCCTTACTAAATCGTCAAAAATTTATTTTGTTGAGGTCGGACTTGCCTGTTATCTTTTGGGGATCGAAACCCCGGAGCAACTGGAACGGGATATGGCATTTGGCGGGCTCTTTGAGAATATGGTGATTGCTGAAGCTTATAAATCAAGGATAAACAAAGGTCTGGAACCGCGCCTTTATTTTTATCGCGACCGGCATCAACATGAGATTGATCTTCTCTACCCTTCCGGCTCATCCTTTACCCCGATTGAAATAAAATCATCACGAACCTATAAGGATGAATTCTTAAACGGCATCCGTTATTTTCAAAAAATTTCCGGGTCCAATCAGCCTGGAATGCTGATTTATGATGGCGACATTGAAATGGACAAAGAAGAAGCCCTGATCAGAAATTTTCGACGAGTCTGGTGA
- a CDS encoding DNA phosphorothioation-associated putative methyltransferase, producing MNFEEFKNHIKNIHAGKHLPDALYLHKSALDKIPASLKVFVVDSIESLNLSARPWTVLKLYKRDFKISLLNYPEFYTEAFPSLESSYSIDLQALAYKKIHYKNSKNPPILHRKETLLDPENPKIPIFKKLTEQAEKEGLFEKKRKIGFKNAWEKILKEKGLHINGHSIVKEKNQFDNEIHRHKTAIDRYSLSTPVQSLYRHNYLNGEYTFFDYGCGKGDDLNIIKELGVTASGWDPVYRPEEKLTKADIVNLGFVVNIIESLSERTQTLKKAYSLSKKILVASVMLGSESITSKFKKYGDGVITSRNTFQKYYTQNEFRDYIENSLGESAIAVGPGLFYIFRDKIKEQQFLIDRQRQRKNWKKISYTDPPDRLKIKQKAFYARHKDLLDDFWESCLELGRLPLNSEYKKSEQLRAACGSHQKALTLLTDIHGKSNFEAAESNRRNDLLVHFALSHFSRRKPYNAMPKILQKDIKYFFNKYTDAIQEATDLLFSVGNTETIKSECQKAYEMLGTGRMEGDHSWTIHIDYVNQLSPTLRTYIGCATQLYGDLYEVDLIKIHMQSNKVSLMRYDDFEGKPLPLLMERIKINLREQKINFYTYGEKFKPQPLYIKSQYIGDGYPNYDDQFRFDEKLSSFDWLDLSDFGLPSDELSELLDEHGIQLQDFKIKES from the coding sequence ATGAATTTTGAAGAATTTAAAAATCATATAAAGAATATACATGCGGGCAAGCACTTGCCGGATGCATTGTATCTTCATAAATCGGCATTAGATAAGATCCCTGCATCACTAAAAGTGTTTGTCGTTGATTCTATAGAGAGTCTAAACCTTTCAGCAAGACCTTGGACGGTTCTAAAATTATACAAAAGGGATTTCAAAATATCATTATTAAACTATCCCGAATTCTATACCGAAGCATTTCCATCTTTAGAAAGCAGCTATTCCATTGACCTGCAGGCCTTGGCTTATAAAAAGATACACTATAAGAATTCAAAAAACCCACCAATTTTACACCGAAAAGAAACGTTGTTAGATCCTGAAAATCCCAAGATACCTATTTTTAAAAAGCTAACCGAACAAGCTGAAAAAGAGGGGTTATTTGAAAAGAAACGTAAAATCGGTTTTAAAAATGCCTGGGAGAAAATACTCAAGGAAAAAGGCCTCCACATCAATGGGCATTCCATCGTAAAAGAAAAAAACCAATTTGATAATGAAATCCATCGGCACAAAACAGCTATTGATAGATACAGTCTATCAACCCCGGTGCAATCCCTCTACAGGCATAATTACCTGAATGGAGAATATACATTCTTTGATTATGGCTGTGGAAAAGGAGATGACCTTAACATTATCAAAGAATTAGGCGTGACCGCATCAGGATGGGACCCTGTGTATCGTCCTGAGGAAAAATTAACAAAAGCTGATATCGTGAACCTGGGCTTTGTGGTCAATATCATCGAATCGTTATCTGAAAGAACTCAGACATTAAAAAAGGCATACAGCCTTTCAAAAAAAATTCTCGTCGCCTCAGTAATGCTTGGCAGCGAATCAATCACAAGCAAATTCAAAAAATACGGCGATGGGGTTATCACTTCCAGAAACACGTTCCAAAAATATTATACCCAAAATGAATTCCGCGACTACATAGAAAACTCATTAGGGGAATCTGCAATCGCTGTTGGCCCCGGCCTTTTCTACATTTTTCGGGATAAAATCAAAGAACAACAATTTCTGATTGATAGGCAACGCCAAAGAAAAAACTGGAAAAAAATATCATATACGGACCCTCCGGACCGCTTGAAGATCAAGCAGAAAGCCTTTTATGCGCGGCATAAAGATCTTTTGGACGATTTTTGGGAGAGCTGCCTCGAACTTGGTCGATTACCCCTGAATTCAGAATATAAAAAATCAGAACAACTCAGAGCTGCCTGCGGATCTCATCAAAAAGCGTTGACACTGCTGACTGACATCCATGGCAAATCAAATTTTGAGGCTGCCGAATCTAACAGACGAAATGACCTACTTGTCCATTTTGCATTAAGTCATTTTAGCCGACGCAAACCATATAACGCTATGCCAAAAATTCTACAAAAAGATATCAAGTATTTTTTCAATAAATACACAGACGCCATCCAGGAGGCAACCGATCTTCTGTTTTCTGTAGGGAACACTGAAACAATTAAATCCGAATGCCAAAAAGCGTATGAAATGCTTGGTACAGGCAGAATGGAGGGAGATCATTCCTGGACTATACACATTGATTATGTCAATCAGCTTTCGCCAACTCTAAGGACCTATATCGGCTGTGCAACTCAACTATATGGTGATCTCTATGAAGTGGACCTGATAAAAATCCACATGCAGTCAAATAAAGTCTCACTGATGCGGTATGATGATTTTGAAGGCAAACCCTTGCCTCTTCTCATGGAGAGGATCAAGATAAATCTAAGGGAACAGAAAATAAATTTCTATACCTACGGGGAGAAATTCAAACCTCAACCTCTATATATCAAATCACAATATATCGGGGACGGCTACCCGAATTACGATGACCAGTTCAGATTTGATGAAAAACTATCTTCCTTCGATTGGCTTGATTTAAGCGACTTCGGTTTACCTTCAGACGAACTATCAGAATTACTTGATGAACATGGGATTCAACTGCAGGATTTTAAAATTAAAGAATCATAA
- a CDS encoding class I SAM-dependent methyltransferase — translation MGHSTLKYYNQNSLKVAERYESADVTQLHDFLSSSLEPGGRLLELGCGSGRDAAFMVSQGFRVLATDGSASMVEQAKLHHPELAAHVVHLKLPEGLSSALGVFDGIYAVAVLMHLSIQEIENTISAVNCLLAARGRFVFSVPARRDDVITNEFDSKGRRFTTLSPDGWKDLCLKCNLQTIQTMISEDGLGRNGIVWMNCLAEKP, via the coding sequence ATGGGCCATTCAACCTTAAAGTATTACAATCAAAATTCCTTGAAAGTGGCTGAGAGGTATGAATCTGCGGATGTCACACAACTGCATGATTTTCTTTCATCCAGCCTGGAACCGGGCGGCAGACTTCTGGAGCTTGGTTGCGGCTCCGGCAGGGATGCCGCTTTTATGGTCAGCCAGGGGTTCAGGGTGCTGGCAACAGATGGCTCCGCATCAATGGTTGAACAGGCAAAACTACACCATCCCGAACTTGCGGCGCATGTGGTTCACTTGAAACTGCCGGAGGGGCTTTCAAGTGCCTTAGGGGTATTTGACGGAATATATGCCGTTGCCGTTCTAATGCATCTATCCATCCAGGAAATTGAAAATACAATATCTGCTGTTAATTGTCTTCTTGCTGCAAGGGGCCGGTTTGTATTTTCAGTCCCCGCCCGGCGGGATGATGTCATCACAAATGAGTTTGATTCTAAAGGTCGGCGCTTCACAACACTTTCACCGGACGGGTGGAAAGACTTATGCCTAAAATGCAACCTGCAGACTATCCAAACCATGATTTCCGAGGATGGTCTGGGAAGAAACGGGATTGTCTGGATGAACTGTCTGGCGGAAAAGCCTTAG
- a CDS encoding PilZ domain-containing protein, whose product MTPLNIIFTLIISLISVFLCVQLLKLYRRFKRASDNTTAKNIYVIKYNNIVDEDAFPEAWRETEPAAPLPEGPKGSERRRYPRTEFQGFVDFINKGTLYKTQAQDLSYSGIFIQSRTPEKYKKNDLIVMTFQTKEAGPQRRNGRISRISPTGIGVNFVR is encoded by the coding sequence ATGACACCATTAAATATTATTTTCACCCTCATAATTTCTCTGATCTCGGTCTTTTTATGCGTCCAACTCCTTAAGCTTTACAGACGGTTTAAACGGGCTTCGGACAATACCACCGCAAAAAATATTTATGTCATCAAGTACAATAACATTGTAGACGAAGATGCGTTCCCGGAAGCCTGGAGAGAAACCGAACCAGCCGCCCCTCTGCCGGAAGGTCCGAAAGGGTCGGAACGCCGCAGGTACCCCAGAACTGAATTCCAGGGTTTTGTAGACTTTATAAACAAAGGCACCCTGTATAAAACACAGGCCCAGGATCTGAGTTACTCCGGCATTTTCATCCAGTCCAGGACACCGGAAAAATACAAAAAAAACGATTTGATCGTTATGACCTTTCAAACCAAGGAGGCAGGCCCCCAGCGGCGGAACGGCCGGATCAGCCGGATCAGCCCCACCGGTATCGGCGTTAATTTTGTCCGCTGA
- a CDS encoding GatB/YqeY domain-containing protein, which translates to MADKTAQYGWDASTGISLYDKIRQDMKTSMINKDTQVRDTMRLIMGAFPEITVPITLESGKKSTRAKTPEEITDEDIQNIIRKFVKSEKTVLEIKKETSSNYLTLLESYLPKMATTQEIEAWIKSNVDFSAIKSPMQAMGTVMKHFGKLADGNQVKAILQGMTVKK; encoded by the coding sequence ATGGCAGACAAAACCGCCCAATATGGATGGGATGCTTCAACGGGGATTTCCCTCTATGATAAAATTCGGCAGGATATGAAAACATCCATGATAAACAAAGACACCCAAGTTCGGGATACCATGCGCCTGATTATGGGGGCGTTTCCCGAAATCACTGTCCCCATCACGCTTGAAAGCGGAAAAAAATCCACCCGGGCAAAAACCCCGGAAGAAATCACGGACGAGGATATCCAAAATATCATCCGAAAGTTCGTCAAATCTGAAAAAACCGTGCTGGAGATTAAAAAAGAGACATCATCTAATTATCTGACACTTTTAGAATCTTATCTACCCAAAATGGCGACCACACAAGAGATTGAAGCCTGGATCAAGAGCAATGTGGATTTTTCCGCCATCAAAAGCCCCATGCAAGCCATGGGGACTGTGATGAAACATTTCGGCAAACTTGCTGACGGCAACCAGGTCAAGGCCATCCTCCAGGGGATGACTGTTAAAAAATAA
- a CDS encoding AAA family ATPase yields MKRSIAQDIMRWRHSKRRKPLIIRGARQVGKTWLVDNVLSKSFDHFVKIDLEKRRDLHIHFEESLEPGAILNALELVAGRIIPGKTLLFLDEIQACPRAVMALRYFYEQVPDLHVVTAGSLLEFAFGQISIPVGRVQYLNMGPMTFYEYLLALDRDPMAEAVLSDPAKSGKHVSDMILAELKKYFFTGGMPECVKIWRDTSSMLEVFQVQSEILDSFRDDFSKYTPKVDPTCLDAVFLNTAGSVGEQIKYTRLNHGHTGQTNRKAFDLLAKARVIQKISSCNAPGIPLGANANPKKFKAAMLDIGLLQRLCQVPVEAELRQENLLDIYRGKLAEQFIAQELWTWQGGPLYYWSRDARSSNAEVDFLAVHDGAVYPIEVKSGKGGSLRSLHLMLEKYPHCPEGWVFYSGEYRELPQQKLKFMPLYSLPFFLGSTNRP; encoded by the coding sequence ATGAAACGATCAATAGCCCAGGATATCATGCGATGGCGGCATTCAAAACGGCGCAAGCCTTTGATCATCAGAGGTGCCCGTCAGGTTGGAAAAACATGGCTGGTGGACAATGTCCTGTCAAAGTCCTTTGATCATTTCGTTAAAATTGATCTGGAAAAAAGAAGGGATCTTCATATCCATTTTGAAGAAAGCCTGGAGCCTGGGGCTATTTTAAATGCCCTGGAATTGGTTGCAGGGCGGATAATTCCGGGGAAAACCCTTCTTTTTCTGGATGAAATACAGGCATGCCCAAGGGCTGTCATGGCTCTGCGGTATTTTTATGAACAGGTACCCGATCTTCATGTGGTTACGGCAGGATCACTTTTGGAATTTGCGTTTGGACAGATTTCAATACCTGTGGGCAGGGTTCAGTATCTTAATATGGGGCCCATGACGTTTTATGAATACCTTCTTGCGCTTGATCGAGACCCCATGGCGGAAGCAGTGCTTTCTGATCCGGCCAAATCCGGGAAACATGTTTCGGATATGATCCTGGCAGAACTGAAAAAATATTTTTTCACAGGTGGCATGCCGGAGTGTGTTAAGATCTGGAGAGATACCAGTTCCATGCTGGAAGTCTTTCAGGTGCAGTCTGAGATCCTGGATTCTTTCAGGGATGATTTCTCAAAATACACGCCAAAGGTTGATCCGACCTGTCTTGATGCCGTCTTTTTAAATACTGCCGGATCGGTGGGGGAACAGATTAAATATACCCGGTTGAACCACGGACATACCGGCCAAACCAATAGAAAAGCCTTTGATCTTCTGGCAAAAGCAAGGGTGATCCAGAAAATTTCATCCTGCAACGCCCCCGGGATTCCTTTGGGGGCAAATGCAAATCCCAAAAAATTTAAGGCTGCCATGTTGGATATAGGGCTTCTCCAGCGGTTATGCCAGGTGCCTGTGGAAGCAGAACTCAGACAGGAGAACCTTTTGGATATATACCGGGGAAAACTTGCTGAACAGTTTATCGCCCAGGAGTTGTGGACCTGGCAGGGCGGGCCTTTGTATTACTGGTCCAGAGATGCCAGAAGCAGCAATGCTGAAGTGGATTTTCTTGCTGTCCATGACGGTGCTGTCTATCCCATTGAGGTCAAATCAGGCAAGGGCGGCAGTTTGCGAAGTCTTCACCTGATGCTGGAAAAATATCCACATTGCCCTGAAGGCTGGGTCTTTTACAGTGGAGAATACCGGGAACTGCCTCAACAGAAATTAAAATTTATGCCTCTGTACAGCCTGCCCTTTTTTCTTGGGAGCACAAACCGGCCATAA